One genomic region from Augochlora pura isolate Apur16 chromosome 7, APUR_v2.2.1, whole genome shotgun sequence encodes:
- the LOC144472660 gene encoding small subunit processome component 20 homolog → MKNKPIRHKECNTFQFKPFSERISEIDVDVFHRVTHRNEEDDEEVETYFHQTLQKWNVLNLTEEYCSLKKKVRDIVTLPQLINQKQFVIDTLIEYLEKNDVLFLQPVLELVVAVSKDLQKDFYEYFPKFLSVITDLLQTKDTEQLEYVLTALAYLFKFLWRYLVKNINTVIDLLLPLLADTQPVYINNFAAESFAFVVRKVKDKDSFLKNVMNVLEKNPNGVSGCGKLLFDVISGTPGQFHSCAEQMLSLYLNALNNDDVNQELLFKVLKEIINCFLKNIHPQKCQVFWSVLLNVINTSIEKSKNIQVTTGKEKSLVLIMQLLCTVVNYKSGKFAIEPVPLIKQLIQILDIFENDNDVLQEALNVGVAVLLAANVKLMQETSSQILLKIMAVKDIKLLYRAVESLMDYSAFETMILPHVLRYSISNEFTNDSLRLFANIVRTKVPLSINGINLNKWEKYVLEIRGAKPDTINFFLKELKGLLDNNVSTNTLKMLIILPHLKPLPEEFKDILKEGLLSLYKRILNETNTEDELNKLCFSFLIALESAVHILEPEILHNFLNTHAIKILDLLAKYPSNKLILNAVDLCITYFSTSDYREMYINVNFFDNINSSIASQLSSPFSDVRLVVTHLYSLYSNIQEIKVSVIDTEKSAIEHLYLAECESITVQTYRNKLLHLQALSFEGTTLSNLNSKYNDIPLRYLLGCLYINFSILWEPVSKIIASYASKECEQFWHIFLTELKSSYKETPDYKTLYECDIISEIEMEIQKVKESPDYQNHQILLWKCMGNFSHYSEMKNRDITGIFIDYVNDNFFKTNSEDAKSCSILQTQKTDAPDSQMEIDVDDDIDPELEENENEEKDETEQKIETEMKEVDSMNKKSKLADTKSKQTLMSNRFYKTKVLLAQLEIFGKITNPRTLYRESEIQKIYLDLLSSKNPDIQKAALNCLLTYNHKYLLPYKDNLFSLISEQNLKKELTRFKIDEENSTIQNEHRKDIIPILMRLLYAKMASKTGARTGGKGGGLLRRKLILRFLAGTQESEMIIFVKMAFRPFNKYMPLEVDEKVNLEELTKNIISSVDLNNVIPPKRLQSAINLLGILIEQFGSKMGQKLLPYLLGLVICILAEVTGILQRSNKVHVGYLPSIKNVRRSCILILVRFFSHYEHYEWSKHELDALFNVAVFPWLEKLPIEGIHSPTPLLKLFITWSQNSRYYPLFIKYQDDNKSISPLPYVMRLLLAPKTHPSVINGILEMIEKMVTLQDYGKINANDMETDTLLVPLTPELDNLLEINEEALLSGVNYGSTILLPHVFSILEYIKKKLEKTNRRINKTELVILSRISEFVKDADACDTLLTLIVPILVRRTGAREGEETIIELITTIINLIKHIKKPEIHLPAILPLLGTITSIPARKLFLGLYKTIVEGSVEETREVLMKNYNIINALNAWDRRWLDQPDFQQRLDAFTEINNLVEKNEITLEFGVGIIYNCYYFLKTDADLAMRDYAGQCLKRIGPILAKKYQENTADRRYLMDETILVLIRKGIVSKTEAVRLNSIGFLGTMSMECPEVHPVLRDLSLLTNKIDPEVDFFENMQHLQMHRRARALLKFCSIAKTLKKAPNPRTLTQFILPLASSYLCNVAFIHKNSIIDAAIETVGTVCRLLPWHQYEIILKYYLGKLRSSIEYQKQLVRIIVAILDAFHYDLSKYKFVDEFLESGRKIQITENKQVSAEKEKKDDDVDETIINENDKEVEENLDEALNLENVENVEEIVDKEQKEIQEEALAMEITTVLSQQGAKKVVFSISKELLPQLHRTIIARTSRESSHKINKKKVAADNEEEELMRVPIALAFVKLLQKLPEIILSNNLPSIFMKLCTFLKSRLESVRRVTREVLQKIMITLGPKYLHYLLREMNTLLTKGFQVHVLAYTVQSVLVALKPYFQKLDINENLQSILSVCKVDLFGLTAEEKEVIGIVKNVSEAKSTKSFDIFHILAEYITESCLVDLIIPLKEVLLKTHSHKTVQKVVECLRNVVLGLADNAFIPLEQMLIFLYGVLSENIPQLLPQKKEKQYTEKDANALARQKPDLYIIQPAPKNRMGVKAVSKTSKDTNVHVIMEFGFKLFHILLKRDKVSNATFKPFIDPFVPIASDCLKSQHVKLSTLALQCLNWLLKMDLSSVKESISEICTSIFNILHKYAAPGLSKGDNFDLVMAGFKCMSVIVRDVKHYTITTDQLKLLVMYAEQDIHDCDKHATAFGLLKAIIARKMNFPEIYLVMEKVAALSITSELEHIRQQCRSVFYSYIMEYPLGKHLNKHIAFYLTQLNYEMQPGRLSALEMLHSIVTGFPARTLALKSGLIFIMAGASLVNDDDPTCRKLCAKCIKEMITRIPYNKRSKLFDIVLEWLKDNDVSHRALAAQLCGIFVSVEKDTFESRLKEVLPLILKQFHAKFDDKEEPGRYVKLHTDTEIKMRPNIKDPERLKDHHMFQVLQLLLKISANCTAFLKNEEYKESVCSFAEYSQSLLAHPHSWVRLAASQMIGFILATVDIDKTVDLLDNPDKCETETGYIYYDPTGIIRSLSLDLIAQLQPDTMFEELMDQTIKNLIFIARILKSVNTCDNAIADKDDETKEKNRLSLPWLLRRMRKAVNVEITRAPNSKSVRTAFLKWVAGIVATIHIEQLDGILFSIMTPIAREMSSTEEHNVGLRRLAKEAATMIKKRMGNEEYTRLLSRVQQKLDIKKTERRKTRTQQFVTDPELAAKRKIARQQKKKEARKRKATTLRGKKIVKKRPKKEVDLDVI, encoded by the exons ATGAAGAACAAACCAATTCGCCATAAAGAATGCAATACCTTTCAG TTTAAGCCATTTTCCGAAAGGATCAGTGAAATTGATGTTGATGTATTTCACCGTGTCACGCATCGAAATGAGGAAGACGATGAAGAAGtcgaaacatattttcatcaaACTCTTCAGAAATGGAACGTTCTTAACCTCACAGAGGAGTATTGCAGCCTTAAGAAAAAAGTTCGCGACATTGTCACGCTTCCTCAGTTGATTAATCAAAAACAGTTCGTGATCGACACATTAATAGAATATCTGGAAAAGAATGATGTCCTGTTTTTGCAGCCAGTTTTAGA atTAGTGGTCGCTGTATCCAAAGATCTGCAAAAAGATTTTTATGAGTATTTCCCTAAATTTTTATCAGTCATCACTGATTTATTGCAGACCAAAGACACAGAACAATTAGAATATGTTCTCACGGCATTGGCTtatcttttcaaatttctgtGGCGTTAtctggttaaaaatattaatactgtaataGATCTGCTGTTGCCGCTATTAGCAGATACACAACcagtgtatataaataattttgcagcTGAAAGTTTTGCGTTTGTAGTACGCAAAGTCAAGGATAAAGATTCTTTCTTGAAGAATGTAATGAATGTTCTGGAAAAAAATCCTAATGGAGTGTCAGGTTGtgggaaattattattcgatgtAATATCTGGCACACCAGGACAATTTCACTCGTGTGCAGAACAAATGCTTTCATTATACTTGAATGCATTAAACAATGATGATGTGAATCAAGAGTTGCTATTTAAAGTAttgaaggaaataattaattgctttttgaaaaatatacatcCACAGAAATGTCAAGTATTCTGGTCTGTGCTACTGAATGTTATAAACACTTCTATTGAGAAAAGTAAGAATATCCAAGTTACAactggaaaagaaaaaagtttgGTACTCATAATGCAATTGCTGTGTActgttgttaattataaaagtggaAAGTTTGCCATAGAGCCAGTTCCATTGATCAAACAATTAATACAGATCCTGGATATCTTTGAAAACGACAATGATGTCCTCCAAGAGGCTCTAAATGTAGGAGTTGCTGTTCTATTAGCAGCCaatgttaaattaatgcaAGAGACTTCAAGCCAGATATTACTTAAGATTATGGCtgtaaaagatataaaattattgtacagaGCTGTTGAAAGTTTAATGGATTACTCAGCATTTGAAACTATGATATTACCACATGTCCTACGATATAGTATTAGTAATGAATTTACTAATGATTCTTTAAGATTATTTGCTAACATAGTGAGGACAAAAGTTCCACTAAGcataaatggaattaatttaaataaatgggAGAAATACGTACTAGAAATTCGAGGGGCCAAACCagatacaattaatttcttccttaAAGAATTGAAAGGCTTATTGGATAATAATGTATCAACTAATacattgaaaatgttaattattctgCCACATTTAAAACCTTTACCAGAAGAattcaaagatattttaaaagaaggGTTATTGTCTTTGTATAAAcggatattaaatgaaaccaATACAGAAGatgagttaaataaattatgtttcagTTTTTTGATAGCGCTTGAATCAGCAGTTCATATTCTGGAACCTGAAATTTTACATAACTTCTTGAACACACATGCTATAAAGATATTGGATCTTCTAGCTAAATATCctagcaataaattaattttgaatgcAGTAGACTTATGTATAACATATTTCAGTACATCTGACTATCgagaaatgtatataaatgtaaatttctttGACAACATAAACAGTAGTATCGCATCGCAATTAAGTTCACCCTTCAGTGATGTTCGATTAGTTGTAACCCATTTGTATTCTCTGTATTCTAACATTCAAGAAATTAAAGTTTCTGTTATCGATACCGAAAAAAGTGCTATCGAACATTTGTATTTGGCAGAATGTGAATCTATAACAGTTCAAACTTACAGAAACAAATTGCTACACTTACAGGCTTTATCATTTGAAGGCACTACATTGtcgaatttaaattctaaatataatgatattcCACTTAGGTATTTATTAGGAtgtttgtatataaatttttctatactatGGGAACCTGTGAGTAAGATTATTGCTTCATATGCAAGCAAGGAATGTGAACAATTTTGGCATATATTCTTAACAGAACTGAAATCGAGCTACAAGGAGACACCAGattataaaacattgtacGAGTGtgatattatttctgaaatagaaatggaaatacaaaAAGTCAAAGAGAGCCCCGATTATCAAAATCATCAAATTCTATTGTGGAAATGTATGGGAAATTTCTCGCATTACAGTGAAATGAAGAACAGAGATATTAcaggaatatttattgattacgtaaatgataattttttcaagACAAATTCCGAAGACGCTAAGTCTTGTAGTATCTTACAGACACAGAAAACAGATGCTCCTGATAGTCAAATGGAAATTGATGTGGACGACGATATTGATCCTGAACTTGAAGAAAACGAGAATGAAGAAAAAGATGAAACAGaacagaaaatagaaacagaaatgAAGGAAGTTGATTCTATGAACAAAAAGTCGAAGTTAGCAGATACAAAATCAAAACAAACATTAATGTCAAAtagattttacaaaacaaaAGTTTTACTTGCtcaattagaaatatttggaaaaataacAAATCCACGGACATTATATAGGGAGTCGGAGATCCAGAAAATATACTTGGACTTATTGTCATCAAAGAATCCTGACATTCAGAAGGCTGCCTTAAATTGTCTTCTCACTTACAATCACAAGTATCTACTGCCATACAAAGATAAtctttttagtttaattagcgaacagaatttaaaaaaggaattaacACGATTCAAGATTGATGAAGAAAATAGCACAATACAGAACGAACATCGTAAAGATATTATACCCATACTAATGAGATTACTTTATGCAAAAATGGCATCAAAAACGGGAGCAAGAACTGGTGGCAAAGGAGGTGGTCTTTTACGACGAAAATTGATTCTACGTTTTCTAGCTGGCACTCAAGAAAGTGAAAtgattatatttgtaaaaatggcTTTCAGGccctttaataaatacatgcCGCTTGAAGTAGATGAAAAAGTCAATTTAGAAGAGTTAACAAAGAACATTATTAGCTCGGTTGATTTGAACAATGTTATACCACCTAAACGTTTGCAAAGTGCTATAAATTTActtggaattttaattgaacagTTTGGTAGTAAAATGGGGCAAAAATTACTACCCTATTTACTTGGTTTAGTCATATGCATTTTAGCAGAAGTAACTGGAATCTTGCAGAGATCAAATAAAGTTCATGTTGGCTACTTACCatccattaaaaatgtacGAAGAAGTTGTATCTTAATATTAGTACGATTTTTTAGTCATTACGAACATTATGAGTGGAGCAAACACGAATTGGATGCATTGTTTAATGTAGCAGTATTTCCATGGTTGGAGAAGTTGCCCATTGAAGGTATTCACAGTCCAACACCTTtgctaaaattgtttatcacATGGAGCCAGAACTCACGTTACTATCCCTTATTTATAAAGTATCAGGACGATAATAAGTCAATCAGTCCACTACCGTACGTTATGCGCCTTTTGTTGGCTCCAAAGACACACCCGTCTGTAATTAACGGAATACTTGAAATGATCGAGAAAATGGTAACGTTGCAGgattatggaaaaataaatgcaaatgaTATGGAAACCGATACACTTTTGGTTCCTTTAACACCGGAACTTGATAATTTACTGGAAATAAATGAGGAAGCTCTACTTAGTGGTGTCAACTATGGATCTACTATACTTTTACCTCATGTTTTCAGTATTTTGGagtatataaaaaagaaactagaGAAGACAAACAGGAGAATAAACAAAACAGAGTTGGTAATTTTGTCACGTATCTCTGAATTTGTAAAAGACGCTGATGCTTGTGATACTCTCCTCACTCTCATTGTACCAATATTGGTTAGGCGAACTGGTGCcagagaaggagaggaaacgattattgaattaatcaCTACAATTATAAACCtcataaaacatattaaaaaaccAGAAATTCATCTACCTGCAATTTTACCTTTGTTAGGTACAATCACGTCAATTCCTGCTCGCAAACTTTTCCTGGGGCTCTACAAAACTATTGTTGAAGGATCTGTAGAAGAAACTCGCGAAGTGCtgatgaaaaattacaatataataaatgcttTAAACGCATGGGACCGCAGATGGCTTGACCAACCAGATTTTCAGCAGAGGCTAGATGCatttactgaaataaataatttagtggagaagaatgaaattacatTGGAATTTGGAgtaggaattatttataattgttattactttCTTAAAACCGACGCAGATTTAGCTATGAGAGATTATGCAGGACAGTGCTTGAAGCGTATTGGTCCAATATTGGCTAAAAAGTACCAAGAGAACACAGCAGATAGGCGTTATCTAATggatgaaacaattttagtgcTTATAAGAAAGGGGATTGTTAGCAAAACTGAAGCTGTACGACTTAACTCGATAGGTTTTTTGGGAACTATGTCAATGGAGTGTCCAGAAGTGCATCCTGTCCTGCGTGATTTATCACTCTTGACCAACAAGATAGATCCAGAAGTAGACTTCTTTGAGAACATGCAACATCTACAAATGCACAGAAGAGCTCGTGCGCTTCTTAAATTTTGTAGCATAGCAAAGACACTAAAGAAAGCTCCAAATCCAAGAACTCtaacacaatttattttaccacTGGCGTCTTCATATTTATGCAATGTAgcttttatacataaaaatagtattattgaTGCTGCAATAGAAACAGTTGGAACAGTGTGTAGATTGCTTCCTTGGCAtcaatacgaaattattttgaaatactatttgGGAAAATTGAGGTCTTCTATTGAGTATCAGAAACAACTTGTTAGGATAATCGTTGCTATTCTAGATGCTTTTCATTACGATCtatcaaaatacaaatttgtgGATGAATTCTTAGAATCAGGAAGAAAAATACAGATCACAGAAAATAAACAAGTTTCTgctgaaaaagaaaagaaagatgaCGATGTTGACGAAActataattaacgaaaatgaTAAGGAAGTAGAGGAAAATCTAGATGAAGCTTTGAATCTTGAAAATGTGGAGAATGTTGAAGAAATTGTAGACAAAGAGCAGAAGGAAATACAAGAAGAGGCACTTGCGATGGAAATAACAACAGTACTGTCACAACAAGGGGCAAAGAAGGTAGTCTTTAGTATATCTAAAGAATTATTGCCACAGCTTCACCGTACTATCATAGCAAGAACCAGTCGCGAGAGTagtcacaaaattaataagaagaAGGTTGCTGCAGAcaatgaagaagaagaattaatgAGAGTCCCCATTGCCCTtgcatttgttaaattattgcaaaagttgccagaaattattctaagcAATAACTTACCCAG CATCTTCATGAAATTGTGCACCTTTCTGAAATCCCGACTGGAATCAGTAAGGCGAGTTACACGGGAGGTACTGCAGAAAATTATGATAACTCTAGGTCCAAAGTATCTTCACTATTTGTTAAGAGAAATGAATACATTGCTAACAAAAGGTTTTCAAGTTCACGTCCTTGCCTATACAGTGCAATCAGTACTAGTTGCTTTAAAGCCATACTTCCAGAAACTAGATATCAATGAAAATCTTCAGAGCATATTATCT GTGTGTAAAGTGGATTTATTCGGTTTAACAGctgaagaaaaagaagtaatcggaattgtaaaaaatgtttcggaGGCAAAGTCTACAAAAAGTTTTGATATCTTCCATATATTGGCTGAATATATTACAGAATCATGTTTAGTGGACTTAATTATACCATTGAAAGAAGTACTCTTGAAAACACATTCGCATAAAACAGTGCAGAAAGTAGTAGAGTGTTTAAGAAATGTGGTGTTGGGTCTAGCTGATAATGCTTTCATACCTCTGGAACAAATGCTGATTTTCCTTTACGGTGTACTTTCTGAAAACATTCCGCAACTGCTACCccaaaagaaagagaaacaataTACAGAAAAAGATGCAAATGCGTTAGCTAGACAGAAACCAGACTTGTACATCATACAACCAGCGCCAAAAAATAGAATGGGCGTAAAAGCTGTTTCAAAAACATCTAAAGACACTAACGTTCATGTCATCATGGAATTTGGTTTCAAACTTTTTCATATATTGCTAAAAAGAGACAAAGTATCTAATGCAACGTTCAAACCTTTCATAGACCCGTTCGTACCAATTGCAAGCGATTGTTTAAAATCTCAACACGTCAAGCTGAGCACGTTGGCTTTGCAGTGCTTAAATTGGCTGCTTAAGATGGACTTATCTTCAGTAAAGGAGTCAATCTCTGAAATCTGTACATCCATCTTCAACATACTACACAAATACGCTGCACCAGGTTTGAGCAAAGGAGACAATTTCGATCTCGTTATGGCTGGCTTTAAGTGTATGTCTGTAATCGTTCGCGATGTGAAACATTATACAATTACTACGGACCAGTTGAAGCTTTTAGTAATGTATGCTGAACAAGATATCCACGACTGTGATAAACATGCAACAGCATTCGGGCTGCTGAAAGCAATAATTGCACGAAAGATGAATTTCCCAGAAATATATCTTGTCATGGAGAAAGTTGCCGCTTTGAGTATCACATCAGAGTTGGAACATATTCGACAGCAGTGTCGTTCTGTTTTTTACTCCTACATAATGGAATATCCTCTTGGAAAGCACTTGAACAAACACATTGCGTTTTATTTGACACAGCTAAATTATGAGATGCAACCTGGTCGACTGAGTGCATTAGAAATGCTTCATAGTATTGTTACAGGATTTCCAGCA AGAACCCTGGCTTTGAAATCGGgtcttatatttataatggcGGGTGCGAGTTTGGTGAACGACGATGACCCAACTTGTCGTAAATTATGCGCCAAGTGTATCAAAGAAATGATTACTCGTATACCCTACAATAAAAGGAGCAAGCTTTTTGATATTGTTCTAGAATGGTTAAAAGATAACGAT gtatCGCATCGTGCTTTGGCTGCTCAATTGTGTGGAATATTCGTCAGTGTAGAGAAAGACACTTTCGAATCCCGTTTGAAGGAAGTATTACCACTTATATTGAAGCAATTCCATGCGAAGTTCGATGATAAGGAAGAACCTGGTCGTTACGTGAAGTTGCACACagatacagaaataaaaatgcgacCCAATATCAAGGATCCAGAGAGGCTGAAAGATCATCATATGTTTCAAGTTCTACAACTATTATTGAAGATATCCGCAAATTGTACAGCATTCCTCAAGAACGAAGAGTACAAAGAATCTGTTTGTTCATTTGCTG AATACAGTCAGTCTTTATTAGCACATCCGCATTCATGGGTGCGTCTAGCAGCGTCTCAAATGATCGGCTTCATTTTGGCTACCGTTGACATTGATAAAACTGTAGATTTATTAGATAATCCGGATAAATGTGAAACAGAAACTGGTTACATCTACTACGATCCTACCGGTATTATAAGAAGCTTAAGTTTAGATTTAATCGCTCAATTGCAGCCAGATACAATGTTCGAAGAACTAATGGACCAAActattaagaatttaatttttattgcgagaATTCTAAAATCCGTCAATACATGTGACAATGCAATCGCTGATAAAGATGACgagacgaaagaaaagaatcgATTGTCTCTCCCTTGGTTGCTTAGGAGAATGAGAAAGGCTGTGAACGTAGAAATAACGCGGGCTCCAAACTCAAAATCAGTG AGAACTGCTTTCTTAAAATGGGTAGCTGGTATTGTGGCAACCATACACATAGAACAGTTGGATGGAATACTTTTCAGTATCATGACCCCAATCGCACGTGAAATGTCATCCACAGAAGAGCACAATGTCGGTTTGCGACGATTGGCAAAAGAAGCAGCTACAATGATAAAGAAACGAATGGGTAACGAAGAATACACTAGGTTACTCAGTCGCGTACAACAAAAACTGGATATCAAGAAAACCGAAAGGAGAAAGACGCGCACGCAACAG TTTGTTACGGATCCAGAGCTGGCTGCTAAACGTAAAATAGCTAGGCaacagaaaaagaaggaagccAGGAAGAGGAAAGCGACTACCTTGAGAGGgaaaaaaatagtgaaaaaacGTCCAAAGAAAGAGGTCGATTTGGACGTCATATAA
- the LOC144472631 gene encoding L-lactate dehydrogenase A-like 6A, which translates to MSVIKKKPHDTAGNTAKFLLTKQAEDFTDCHRVKIVIVGSGYTGVAVGIAILFKRLASELVFIDLNEDLAKAEAEDIGHAAAFLGNPRVIGTRDYSMARDATVCVFTVGDKNTNEPEEGTLLERNFNIFKEIIPNVCKFAPNSVLLIVTTPVDILSYAAMKLSGFPPQRVIGLGTFLDSCRLQYMVAQKLGISASAVQASVICENGPTSVPVWSAVSVMGIKLKDINKDIGSKTDPESWGDLHTKVLDSDSDLISRKGYRSWGIGVCAAEVVDAVVRNTCICITVSAYLKGCRHGLEKDVYMSLPCIVGRNGIQSFLRHPYTPEEQELTEASCRAIYEAQRPILQALQ; encoded by the exons ATGTCTGTGATAAAAAAGAAGCCCCACGACACGGCCGGGAACACCGCAAAGTTTTTGCTGACGAAACAAGCAGAGGATTTCACGGACTGCCATCGCGTGAAAATTGTAATCGTCGGCAGCGGTTATACCGGCGTCGCTGTCGGGATTGCTATCCTCTTCAAG CGTCTGGCGTCCGAGCTGGTGTTCATAGACCTGAACGAGGACCTGGCGAAAGCAGAAGCGGAAGACATCGGCCACGCTGCCGCGTTCCTCGGCAATCCGAGAGTCATCGGCACTAGAG ATTATTCTATGGCAAGGGACGCGACAGTGTGCGTGTTCACGGTGGGCGACAAGAACACGAACGAGCCCGAGGAGGGCACTCTGCTGGAGCGAAATTTCAATATCTTCAAGGAAATCATACCGAACGTGTGCAAATTCGCGCCGAATAGCGTGTTACTGATCGTGACCACGCCCG TGGACATATTGTCGTACGCGGCGATGAAGCTTTCAGGTTTCCCTCCGCAACGAGTGATCGGCCTGGGCACATTTTTGGACAGCTGCAGGCTTCAGTACATGGTCGCGCAGAAACTTGGAATTTCGGCGAGCGCGGTGCAAGCTTCAGTGATCTGCGAGAATGGACCGACGTCTG TGCCAGTTTGGTCCGCGGTGTCCGTGATGGGGATCAAACTAAAGGACATCAACAAGGACATTGGTAGCAAAACGGATCCGGAGTCCTGGGGCGACCTGCACACGAAAGTCCTCGATTCCGACAGCGATCTTATCTCACGGAAAGGTTATCGGAGTTGGGGCATTGGTGTCTGCGCGGCCGAAGTTGTGGACGCCGTTGTCCGGAACACGTGTATCTGCATCACCGTGTCGGCTTATCTGAAG GGTTGCCGGCACGGTCTGGAAAAAGACGTGTACATGTCCTTGCCCTGTATAGTTGGCAGGAACGGTATACAATCGTTCCTACGTCATCCCTACACGCCCGAGGAACAGGAACTCACGGAGGCATCTTGTCGAGCGATCTACGAGGCCCAAAGACCGATTCTTCAGGCCCTCCAATGA